The following proteins come from a genomic window of Alosa sapidissima isolate fAloSap1 chromosome 22, fAloSap1.pri, whole genome shotgun sequence:
- the ipo8 gene encoding importin-8 isoform X3, which produces MDPNRIIQALKGTIDPNLRIAAENELKQSFKIINFAPTLLQIIVSEQVEFPVRQAAAIYLKNMMGQYWQDREPAPGDVHFPFNIHENDRQQIRDNVVEAIIQCPESIRAQLTVCLRAIIKHDFPGRWTAIVDKIGMYLQSQNSGSWYGSLLALYQLVKTYEFKKAEERDPLLAAMQIFLPRLQQLISQLLPDATVFSVLIQKQILKIFHALIQYSLPLQLINNAVMTQWMEILRAVMDRDVPPETLEVDEDDRPQLVWWKCKKWALHIITRLFERYGSPGNVTKEYFEFADFFVKTYAVGIQQVLLKVVDQHRQKLYVAPRVLQQSLNYLNQGVSHSLTWKQMKPHMQTINQEVVFPLMCYKDEDEKLWQEDPYEYIRMKFNVYDDHVFPATAAQSLLCKAARKRKEVLPQMMEFCHQILMDPSADPRRKDGALHVIGSLAELLLKKRLYRDQMELMLQNYVFPLLNSNLGYLRARSCWVLHSFSPLKFHDELVLRNAVELVKQDLIADKEMPVKVEAAIALQTLVSNQEQAKVYIRPYIRPVMRELLHVIKETENDDLTNVIQKMICEYNEEVAVIAVDMTQNLAEIFRKVLDSEEYEECEDKTVMALGILSTIDTILTVMEDHKEITQQLEGICLQVIGLVLQKPIIEFYEEILSLAFGLTCQTISPQMWQLLGVLFNVFQHDCFDYFTDQYTPAFHHCEDMMPLLHNYVTVDTDTLLSNPKHLEIIYTMCKKVLTSDAGEDAECHAAKLLEVIILQCRGRGIDQCIPLFVEAVLERLTRGVKSSELRTMCLQVAIAALYYSPVLLLHTLDNIRFPHSPEPITAQFINQWMNDTEFFLGLHDRKMCIIGLSVLMELPSRPAAVESVAGQIIPSVLLLFLGLKHIYASRMLHKQEALTRAQRTEEDENEEIPSDEDEVSENRNAMQQSCSAPASQGEEEEEDDDDDDDDYWDEEGLEGTPLEEYSTPLDYDNGEDEYQFFTAALLRVQSSDAGWYQHLTDPLSDDQKKQLQEIYSLSQQRRSMASKGQC; this is translated from the exons ATGGATCCTAACAGGATTATACAGGCTTTGAAGGGAACGATAGACCCTAACCTTAGGATAGCGGCGGAAAATGAACTCAAACAG TCTTTCAAGATTATCAATTTCGCCCCTACGCTGCTCCAAATCATTGTGTCAGAGCAGGTGGAGTTCCCTGTTAGACAGGCAG CTGCCATCTACCTGAAGAACATGATGGGCCAGTACTGGCAAGATCGAGAGCCTGCTCCTGGCGATGTGCACTTTCCCTTCAACATCCATGAGAATGACCGGCAGCAGATCCGAGACAACGTTGTTGAGGCTATCATCCAGTGTCCTGAGTCCATACG GGCCCAGCTGACTGTTTGTCTGCGGGCTATTATCAAGCATGACTTCCCTGGGCGTTGGACCGCCATTGTGGATAAGATCGGCATGTATCTACAGTCACAGAATAGTGGCAGCTGGTATGGCAGTTTGTTGGCTCTATACCAGCTGGTCAAGACATATGA gTTCAAGAAGGCTGAGGAGAGGGACCCACTCCTGGCTGCCATGCAGATCTTCCTGCCGCGCCTGCAGCAGCTCATCTCCCAGCTGCTGCCCGACGCCACCGTGTTCTCTGTGCTCATCCAGAAACAGATCCTCAAGATCTTTCATGCGCTCatacag TACTCCTTGCCCTTACAGCTGATAAACAACGCGGTCATGACCCAGTGGATGGAGATCCTCCGAGCGGTCATGGATCGAGATGTTCCCCCG GAGACCCTGGAGGTTGATGAGGATGACCGGCCTCAGCTGGTGTGGTGGAAATGTAAGAAGTGGGCGCTGCATATCATCACAAGGTTGTTTGAGAG GTATGGAAGTCCAGGCAATGTTACAAAGGAGTACTTTGAGTTTGCAGACTTTTTCGTGAAGACGTATGCGGTGGGAATTCAGCAA GTTTTACTGAAAGTGGTGGACCAGCACAGACAGAAGCTGTATGTAGCCCCCCGTGTGCTGCAGCAGTCCCTCAACTACCTGAACCAGGGTGTGTCTCATTCACTCACCTGGAAACAGATGAAGCCACACATGCAG ACTATAAACCAGGAGGTGGTCTTTCCACTTATGTGCTACAAGGATGAAGATGAGAAGCTGTGGCAAGAGGACCCTTATGAGTACATCCGCATGAAATTTA ACGTGTACGACGACCACGTGTTCCCAGCAACAGCTGCTCAAAGCCTGCTGTGCAAAGCTGCCCGCAAGCGCAAAGAG GTTCTGCCCCAGATGATGGAGTTCTGCCACCAGATCTTAATGGACCCTAGTGCTGACCCCCGTAGAAAGGATGGTGCCCTGCATGTCATTGGCTCCCTCGCTGAACTCTTGCTCAAG AAAAGACTGTACAGGGATCAGATGGAGCTAATGTTACAGAACTATGTGTTTCCACTGCTCAACTCAAACCTCGGCTACCTGCGAGCCAGG TCCTGCTGGGTTCTGCATTCCTTCAGCCCCCTGAAGTTCCACGATGAGCTGGTCCTGAGGAACGCCGTAGAGCTGGTTAAGCAAGACCTGATCGCAGATAAAGAGATGCCAGTCAAGGTGGAGGCGGCCATTGCTCTACAGACTCTTGTCAGCAACCAAGAACAAG CAAAGGTCTACATTCGGCCTTACATCCGGCCAGTGATGCGGGAGCTACTTCACGTCATCAAGGAAACGGAGAACGATGACCTCACCAACGTCATCCAGAAGATGATCTGCGAGTACAATGAGGAGGTGGCCGTCATCGCTGTGGACATGACACAGAACCTG GCCGAGATCTTCCGTAAGGTTCTGGATAGTGAGGAGTATGAGGAGTGTGAGGATAAGACGGTCATGGCCCTGGGCATCCTCAGCACCATTGACACCATCCTTACCGTAATGGAGGACCACAAAGAG attacTCAGCAGTTAGAAGGCATCTGCTTGCAGGTTATTGGCTTGGTACTGCAGAAGCCCATAATAG AGTTCTATGAGGAGATCCTGTCGCTGGCCTTCGGCCTGACCTGTCAGACCATCTCCCCACAGATGTGGCAGCTGCTGGGGGTTCTCTTCAACGTTTTCCAGCATGACTGCTTTGACTACTTCACAG ACCAATATACTCCTGCTTTTCACCACTGTGAAG ATATGATGCCTCTGTTGCATAATTACGTTACCGTGGATACGGATACCCTTCTGTCCAATCCCAAACATCTGGAAATTATCTACACCATGTGTAAGAAA GTGTTAACAAGTGATGCAGGGGAGGATGCTGAGTGCCACGCTGCCAAACTGCTGGAGGTCATCATTCTGCAGTGCCGCGGCAGAGGGATCGATCAG TGCATCCCCTTGTTTGTGGAGGCCGTTCTGGAGCGCCTGACACGGGGGGTGAAGTCCAGTGAGTTGAGGACCATGTGTCTGCAGGTGGCCATTGCTGCCCTCTACTACAGTCCCGTCCTCCTGCtgcacacactggacaacatcCGCTTCCCTCACAGCCCAGAGCCAATCACAGCCCAGTTCATCAACCAGTGGATGAATGACACAGAGTTCTTCTTGGG TCTTCATGACCGTAAGATGTGCATCATCGGGCTGAGTGTGCTGATGGAGCTGCCCAGCCGGCCAGCGGCGGTGGAGTCGGTGGCCGGTCAGATCATCCCCTCCGTCCTGTTGCTCTTCCTGGGCCTGAAGCACATCTATGCCTCGCGCATGCTCCACAAACAGGAGGCGCTGACCAGGGCCCAGCGCACAGAGGAGGATGAGAACG AGGAGATTCCGAGTGACGAGGACGAGGTGAGCGAGAACCGGAACGCTATGCAACAGTCCTGCAGCGCTCCGGCCAgccagggagaggaggaggaggaggacgacgacgacgatgatgatgacTACTGGGATGAAGAGGGGCTGGAGGGCACACCGCTGGAGGAGTATAGCACGCCCCTGGACTACGACAACGGAGAGGACGAGTACCAGTTCTTCACCGCAGCCCTGCTAC
- the ipo8 gene encoding importin-8 isoform X4, whose amino-acid sequence MDPNRIIQALKGTIDPNLRIAAENELKQSFKIINFAPTLLQIIVSEQVEFPVRQAAAIYLKNMMGQYWQDREPAPGDVHFPFNIHENDRQQIRDNVVEAIIQCPESIRAQLTVCLRAIIKHDFPGRWTAIVDKIGMYLQSQNSGSWYGSLLALYQLVKTYEFKKAEERDPLLAAMQIFLPRLQQLISQLLPDATVFSVLIQKQILKIFHALIQYSLPLQLINNAVMTQWMEILRAVMDRDVPPETLEVDEDDRPQLVWWKCKKWALHIITRLFERYGSPGNVTKEYFEFADFFVKTYAVGIQQVLLKVVDQHRQKLYVAPRVLQQSLNYLNQGVSHSLTWKQMKPHMQTINQEVVFPLMCYKDEDEKLWQEDPYEYIRMKFNVYDDHVFPATAAQSLLCKAARKRKEVLPQMMEFCHQILMDPSADPRRKDGALHVIGSLAELLLKKRLYRDQMELMLQNYVFPLLNSNLGYLRARSCWALRSLNSCWVLHSFSPLKFHDELVLRNAVELVKQDLIADKEMPVKVEAAIALQTLVSNQEQAKVYIRPYIRPVMRELLHVIKETENDDLTNVIQKMICEYNEEVAVIAVDMTQNLAEIFRKVLDSEEYEECEDKTVMALGILSTIDTILTVMEDHKEITQQLEGICLQVIGLVLQKPIIEFYEEILSLAFGLTCQTISPQMWQLLGVLFNVFQHDCFDYFTDMMPLLHNYVTVDTDTLLSNPKHLEIIYTMCKKVLTSDAGEDAECHAAKLLEVIILQCRGRGIDQCIPLFVEAVLERLTRGVKSSELRTMCLQVAIAALYYSPVLLLHTLDNIRFPHSPEPITAQFINQWMNDTEFFLGLHDRKMCIIGLSVLMELPSRPAAVESVAGQIIPSVLLLFLGLKHIYASRMLHKQEALTRAQRTEEDENEEIPSDEDEVSENRNAMQQSCSAPASQGEEEEEDDDDDDDDYWDEEGLEGTPLEEYSTPLDYDNGEDEYQFFTAALLRVQSSDAGWYQHLTDPLSDDQKKQLQEIYSLSQQRRSMASKGQC is encoded by the exons ATGGATCCTAACAGGATTATACAGGCTTTGAAGGGAACGATAGACCCTAACCTTAGGATAGCGGCGGAAAATGAACTCAAACAG TCTTTCAAGATTATCAATTTCGCCCCTACGCTGCTCCAAATCATTGTGTCAGAGCAGGTGGAGTTCCCTGTTAGACAGGCAG CTGCCATCTACCTGAAGAACATGATGGGCCAGTACTGGCAAGATCGAGAGCCTGCTCCTGGCGATGTGCACTTTCCCTTCAACATCCATGAGAATGACCGGCAGCAGATCCGAGACAACGTTGTTGAGGCTATCATCCAGTGTCCTGAGTCCATACG GGCCCAGCTGACTGTTTGTCTGCGGGCTATTATCAAGCATGACTTCCCTGGGCGTTGGACCGCCATTGTGGATAAGATCGGCATGTATCTACAGTCACAGAATAGTGGCAGCTGGTATGGCAGTTTGTTGGCTCTATACCAGCTGGTCAAGACATATGA gTTCAAGAAGGCTGAGGAGAGGGACCCACTCCTGGCTGCCATGCAGATCTTCCTGCCGCGCCTGCAGCAGCTCATCTCCCAGCTGCTGCCCGACGCCACCGTGTTCTCTGTGCTCATCCAGAAACAGATCCTCAAGATCTTTCATGCGCTCatacag TACTCCTTGCCCTTACAGCTGATAAACAACGCGGTCATGACCCAGTGGATGGAGATCCTCCGAGCGGTCATGGATCGAGATGTTCCCCCG GAGACCCTGGAGGTTGATGAGGATGACCGGCCTCAGCTGGTGTGGTGGAAATGTAAGAAGTGGGCGCTGCATATCATCACAAGGTTGTTTGAGAG GTATGGAAGTCCAGGCAATGTTACAAAGGAGTACTTTGAGTTTGCAGACTTTTTCGTGAAGACGTATGCGGTGGGAATTCAGCAA GTTTTACTGAAAGTGGTGGACCAGCACAGACAGAAGCTGTATGTAGCCCCCCGTGTGCTGCAGCAGTCCCTCAACTACCTGAACCAGGGTGTGTCTCATTCACTCACCTGGAAACAGATGAAGCCACACATGCAG ACTATAAACCAGGAGGTGGTCTTTCCACTTATGTGCTACAAGGATGAAGATGAGAAGCTGTGGCAAGAGGACCCTTATGAGTACATCCGCATGAAATTTA ACGTGTACGACGACCACGTGTTCCCAGCAACAGCTGCTCAAAGCCTGCTGTGCAAAGCTGCCCGCAAGCGCAAAGAG GTTCTGCCCCAGATGATGGAGTTCTGCCACCAGATCTTAATGGACCCTAGTGCTGACCCCCGTAGAAAGGATGGTGCCCTGCATGTCATTGGCTCCCTCGCTGAACTCTTGCTCAAG AAAAGACTGTACAGGGATCAGATGGAGCTAATGTTACAGAACTATGTGTTTCCACTGCTCAACTCAAACCTCGGCTACCTGCGAGCCAGG TCCTGTTGGGCTCTGCGTTCACTAAAT TCCTGCTGGGTTCTGCATTCCTTCAGCCCCCTGAAGTTCCACGATGAGCTGGTCCTGAGGAACGCCGTAGAGCTGGTTAAGCAAGACCTGATCGCAGATAAAGAGATGCCAGTCAAGGTGGAGGCGGCCATTGCTCTACAGACTCTTGTCAGCAACCAAGAACAAG CAAAGGTCTACATTCGGCCTTACATCCGGCCAGTGATGCGGGAGCTACTTCACGTCATCAAGGAAACGGAGAACGATGACCTCACCAACGTCATCCAGAAGATGATCTGCGAGTACAATGAGGAGGTGGCCGTCATCGCTGTGGACATGACACAGAACCTG GCCGAGATCTTCCGTAAGGTTCTGGATAGTGAGGAGTATGAGGAGTGTGAGGATAAGACGGTCATGGCCCTGGGCATCCTCAGCACCATTGACACCATCCTTACCGTAATGGAGGACCACAAAGAG attacTCAGCAGTTAGAAGGCATCTGCTTGCAGGTTATTGGCTTGGTACTGCAGAAGCCCATAATAG AGTTCTATGAGGAGATCCTGTCGCTGGCCTTCGGCCTGACCTGTCAGACCATCTCCCCACAGATGTGGCAGCTGCTGGGGGTTCTCTTCAACGTTTTCCAGCATGACTGCTTTGACTACTTCACAG ATATGATGCCTCTGTTGCATAATTACGTTACCGTGGATACGGATACCCTTCTGTCCAATCCCAAACATCTGGAAATTATCTACACCATGTGTAAGAAA GTGTTAACAAGTGATGCAGGGGAGGATGCTGAGTGCCACGCTGCCAAACTGCTGGAGGTCATCATTCTGCAGTGCCGCGGCAGAGGGATCGATCAG TGCATCCCCTTGTTTGTGGAGGCCGTTCTGGAGCGCCTGACACGGGGGGTGAAGTCCAGTGAGTTGAGGACCATGTGTCTGCAGGTGGCCATTGCTGCCCTCTACTACAGTCCCGTCCTCCTGCtgcacacactggacaacatcCGCTTCCCTCACAGCCCAGAGCCAATCACAGCCCAGTTCATCAACCAGTGGATGAATGACACAGAGTTCTTCTTGGG TCTTCATGACCGTAAGATGTGCATCATCGGGCTGAGTGTGCTGATGGAGCTGCCCAGCCGGCCAGCGGCGGTGGAGTCGGTGGCCGGTCAGATCATCCCCTCCGTCCTGTTGCTCTTCCTGGGCCTGAAGCACATCTATGCCTCGCGCATGCTCCACAAACAGGAGGCGCTGACCAGGGCCCAGCGCACAGAGGAGGATGAGAACG AGGAGATTCCGAGTGACGAGGACGAGGTGAGCGAGAACCGGAACGCTATGCAACAGTCCTGCAGCGCTCCGGCCAgccagggagaggaggaggaggaggacgacgacgacgatgatgatgacTACTGGGATGAAGAGGGGCTGGAGGGCACACCGCTGGAGGAGTATAGCACGCCCCTGGACTACGACAACGGAGAGGACGAGTACCAGTTCTTCACCGCAGCCCTGCTAC
- the ipo8 gene encoding importin-8 isoform X1, with product MDPNRIIQALKGTIDPNLRIAAENELKQSFKIINFAPTLLQIIVSEQVEFPVRQAAAIYLKNMMGQYWQDREPAPGDVHFPFNIHENDRQQIRDNVVEAIIQCPESIRAQLTVCLRAIIKHDFPGRWTAIVDKIGMYLQSQNSGSWYGSLLALYQLVKTYEFKKAEERDPLLAAMQIFLPRLQQLISQLLPDATVFSVLIQKQILKIFHALIQYSLPLQLINNAVMTQWMEILRAVMDRDVPPETLEVDEDDRPQLVWWKCKKWALHIITRLFERYGSPGNVTKEYFEFADFFVKTYAVGIQQVLLKVVDQHRQKLYVAPRVLQQSLNYLNQGVSHSLTWKQMKPHMQTINQEVVFPLMCYKDEDEKLWQEDPYEYIRMKFNVYDDHVFPATAAQSLLCKAARKRKEVLPQMMEFCHQILMDPSADPRRKDGALHVIGSLAELLLKKRLYRDQMELMLQNYVFPLLNSNLGYLRARSCWALRSLNSCWVLHSFSPLKFHDELVLRNAVELVKQDLIADKEMPVKVEAAIALQTLVSNQEQAKVYIRPYIRPVMRELLHVIKETENDDLTNVIQKMICEYNEEVAVIAVDMTQNLAEIFRKVLDSEEYEECEDKTVMALGILSTIDTILTVMEDHKEITQQLEGICLQVIGLVLQKPIIEFYEEILSLAFGLTCQTISPQMWQLLGVLFNVFQHDCFDYFTDQYTPAFHHCEDMMPLLHNYVTVDTDTLLSNPKHLEIIYTMCKKVLTSDAGEDAECHAAKLLEVIILQCRGRGIDQCIPLFVEAVLERLTRGVKSSELRTMCLQVAIAALYYSPVLLLHTLDNIRFPHSPEPITAQFINQWMNDTEFFLGLHDRKMCIIGLSVLMELPSRPAAVESVAGQIIPSVLLLFLGLKHIYASRMLHKQEALTRAQRTEEDENEEIPSDEDEVSENRNAMQQSCSAPASQGEEEEEDDDDDDDDYWDEEGLEGTPLEEYSTPLDYDNGEDEYQFFTAALLRVQSSDAGWYQHLTDPLSDDQKKQLQEIYSLSQQRRSMASKGQC from the exons ATGGATCCTAACAGGATTATACAGGCTTTGAAGGGAACGATAGACCCTAACCTTAGGATAGCGGCGGAAAATGAACTCAAACAG TCTTTCAAGATTATCAATTTCGCCCCTACGCTGCTCCAAATCATTGTGTCAGAGCAGGTGGAGTTCCCTGTTAGACAGGCAG CTGCCATCTACCTGAAGAACATGATGGGCCAGTACTGGCAAGATCGAGAGCCTGCTCCTGGCGATGTGCACTTTCCCTTCAACATCCATGAGAATGACCGGCAGCAGATCCGAGACAACGTTGTTGAGGCTATCATCCAGTGTCCTGAGTCCATACG GGCCCAGCTGACTGTTTGTCTGCGGGCTATTATCAAGCATGACTTCCCTGGGCGTTGGACCGCCATTGTGGATAAGATCGGCATGTATCTACAGTCACAGAATAGTGGCAGCTGGTATGGCAGTTTGTTGGCTCTATACCAGCTGGTCAAGACATATGA gTTCAAGAAGGCTGAGGAGAGGGACCCACTCCTGGCTGCCATGCAGATCTTCCTGCCGCGCCTGCAGCAGCTCATCTCCCAGCTGCTGCCCGACGCCACCGTGTTCTCTGTGCTCATCCAGAAACAGATCCTCAAGATCTTTCATGCGCTCatacag TACTCCTTGCCCTTACAGCTGATAAACAACGCGGTCATGACCCAGTGGATGGAGATCCTCCGAGCGGTCATGGATCGAGATGTTCCCCCG GAGACCCTGGAGGTTGATGAGGATGACCGGCCTCAGCTGGTGTGGTGGAAATGTAAGAAGTGGGCGCTGCATATCATCACAAGGTTGTTTGAGAG GTATGGAAGTCCAGGCAATGTTACAAAGGAGTACTTTGAGTTTGCAGACTTTTTCGTGAAGACGTATGCGGTGGGAATTCAGCAA GTTTTACTGAAAGTGGTGGACCAGCACAGACAGAAGCTGTATGTAGCCCCCCGTGTGCTGCAGCAGTCCCTCAACTACCTGAACCAGGGTGTGTCTCATTCACTCACCTGGAAACAGATGAAGCCACACATGCAG ACTATAAACCAGGAGGTGGTCTTTCCACTTATGTGCTACAAGGATGAAGATGAGAAGCTGTGGCAAGAGGACCCTTATGAGTACATCCGCATGAAATTTA ACGTGTACGACGACCACGTGTTCCCAGCAACAGCTGCTCAAAGCCTGCTGTGCAAAGCTGCCCGCAAGCGCAAAGAG GTTCTGCCCCAGATGATGGAGTTCTGCCACCAGATCTTAATGGACCCTAGTGCTGACCCCCGTAGAAAGGATGGTGCCCTGCATGTCATTGGCTCCCTCGCTGAACTCTTGCTCAAG AAAAGACTGTACAGGGATCAGATGGAGCTAATGTTACAGAACTATGTGTTTCCACTGCTCAACTCAAACCTCGGCTACCTGCGAGCCAGG TCCTGTTGGGCTCTGCGTTCACTAAAT TCCTGCTGGGTTCTGCATTCCTTCAGCCCCCTGAAGTTCCACGATGAGCTGGTCCTGAGGAACGCCGTAGAGCTGGTTAAGCAAGACCTGATCGCAGATAAAGAGATGCCAGTCAAGGTGGAGGCGGCCATTGCTCTACAGACTCTTGTCAGCAACCAAGAACAAG CAAAGGTCTACATTCGGCCTTACATCCGGCCAGTGATGCGGGAGCTACTTCACGTCATCAAGGAAACGGAGAACGATGACCTCACCAACGTCATCCAGAAGATGATCTGCGAGTACAATGAGGAGGTGGCCGTCATCGCTGTGGACATGACACAGAACCTG GCCGAGATCTTCCGTAAGGTTCTGGATAGTGAGGAGTATGAGGAGTGTGAGGATAAGACGGTCATGGCCCTGGGCATCCTCAGCACCATTGACACCATCCTTACCGTAATGGAGGACCACAAAGAG attacTCAGCAGTTAGAAGGCATCTGCTTGCAGGTTATTGGCTTGGTACTGCAGAAGCCCATAATAG AGTTCTATGAGGAGATCCTGTCGCTGGCCTTCGGCCTGACCTGTCAGACCATCTCCCCACAGATGTGGCAGCTGCTGGGGGTTCTCTTCAACGTTTTCCAGCATGACTGCTTTGACTACTTCACAG ACCAATATACTCCTGCTTTTCACCACTGTGAAG ATATGATGCCTCTGTTGCATAATTACGTTACCGTGGATACGGATACCCTTCTGTCCAATCCCAAACATCTGGAAATTATCTACACCATGTGTAAGAAA GTGTTAACAAGTGATGCAGGGGAGGATGCTGAGTGCCACGCTGCCAAACTGCTGGAGGTCATCATTCTGCAGTGCCGCGGCAGAGGGATCGATCAG TGCATCCCCTTGTTTGTGGAGGCCGTTCTGGAGCGCCTGACACGGGGGGTGAAGTCCAGTGAGTTGAGGACCATGTGTCTGCAGGTGGCCATTGCTGCCCTCTACTACAGTCCCGTCCTCCTGCtgcacacactggacaacatcCGCTTCCCTCACAGCCCAGAGCCAATCACAGCCCAGTTCATCAACCAGTGGATGAATGACACAGAGTTCTTCTTGGG TCTTCATGACCGTAAGATGTGCATCATCGGGCTGAGTGTGCTGATGGAGCTGCCCAGCCGGCCAGCGGCGGTGGAGTCGGTGGCCGGTCAGATCATCCCCTCCGTCCTGTTGCTCTTCCTGGGCCTGAAGCACATCTATGCCTCGCGCATGCTCCACAAACAGGAGGCGCTGACCAGGGCCCAGCGCACAGAGGAGGATGAGAACG AGGAGATTCCGAGTGACGAGGACGAGGTGAGCGAGAACCGGAACGCTATGCAACAGTCCTGCAGCGCTCCGGCCAgccagggagaggaggaggaggaggacgacgacgacgatgatgatgacTACTGGGATGAAGAGGGGCTGGAGGGCACACCGCTGGAGGAGTATAGCACGCCCCTGGACTACGACAACGGAGAGGACGAGTACCAGTTCTTCACCGCAGCCCTGCTAC